A single genomic interval of bacterium harbors:
- a CDS encoding TolC family protein — MIASRIAAVACAAAVLAATGASAQEAPAGSGLTLAAAVARGLERNVAARLAAQQVRTAEGEARLDRSGLLPDVEAHLSAARQTVDLENYGLPLAPGENPIVGPYNVLDARVGASQALWDAEALARARAGRGALEAARLSAKDVRERTAAAVAALYVRAAVAARRIAEVRAQHATAEALLARARALKEAGVAPGIDVLRAAVQEKAERQRVIVAETDFAKAKLALAQAIELPLADDLRLADEVAYAPIAAPDESDALRRAAARFDVQAAREEIRAAENARAAEKARYLPSLRLSADLGLTGPDAPSRERTYTVGAALKIPLFEAGRTSARLLAADARLESARARGADLAARAEEEVRAALLDVRAADERVHVANDAVDLAAEQLRQARDRFEAGVADNLEVVQAQDAAARATDDYLAALYAHNLAKLSLARAVGDAETAAPRLFGGAQ; from the coding sequence ATGATCGCTTCGCGCATCGCGGCCGTCGCCTGCGCCGCGGCCGTTCTCGCCGCGACCGGCGCGTCGGCGCAGGAGGCGCCCGCGGGGTCCGGCCTGACGCTCGCCGCGGCGGTGGCCCGCGGCCTCGAACGGAACGTCGCCGCGCGCCTCGCCGCGCAGCAGGTGCGGACGGCCGAAGGCGAGGCCCGGCTCGACCGCTCCGGCCTCCTCCCCGACGTCGAAGCGCACCTCTCCGCCGCGCGGCAGACCGTGGATCTCGAGAACTACGGCCTGCCGCTCGCCCCCGGCGAAAACCCGATCGTCGGTCCCTACAACGTGCTCGACGCGCGCGTCGGCGCCTCTCAGGCGCTCTGGGACGCCGAGGCGCTCGCCCGCGCCCGCGCCGGCCGCGGCGCCCTCGAGGCGGCGCGCCTCTCGGCGAAGGACGTGCGCGAGAGGACGGCCGCCGCCGTCGCCGCGCTCTACGTGCGCGCCGCCGTCGCCGCGCGGCGGATCGCCGAGGTCCGCGCGCAGCACGCCACGGCCGAAGCGCTGCTCGCCCGCGCCCGCGCCCTGAAGGAAGCCGGCGTCGCGCCGGGGATCGACGTGCTGCGCGCCGCCGTGCAGGAAAAGGCCGAGCGCCAGCGCGTGATCGTCGCCGAAACCGATTTCGCCAAGGCGAAGCTCGCGCTCGCGCAGGCGATCGAGCTGCCGCTGGCCGACGACCTGCGCCTCGCCGACGAGGTCGCCTACGCGCCGATCGCCGCGCCGGACGAGTCGGACGCGCTGCGCCGCGCCGCCGCGCGCTTCGACGTGCAGGCCGCGCGCGAGGAGATCCGCGCCGCGGAGAACGCGCGCGCGGCGGAGAAGGCGCGCTACCTCCCCTCGCTGCGTCTTTCCGCCGATCTCGGCCTGACCGGTCCCGACGCGCCGAGCCGCGAGCGCACCTACACCGTCGGCGCCGCGCTCAAGATCCCGCTCTTCGAGGCGGGGCGCACGAGCGCGCGGCTGCTCGCCGCCGACGCGCGGCTGGAGTCGGCCCGCGCCCGCGGCGCCGACCTCGCGGCGCGCGCCGAAGAAGAAGTCCGCGCCGCGCTGCTCGACGTCCGCGCCGCCGACGAGCGGGTCCACGTCGCGAACGACGCCGTCGACCTCGCCGCCGAGCAATTGCGCCAGGCGCGCGACCGCTTCGAGGCCGGCGTCGCCGACAACCTCGAGGTCGTGCAGGCGCAGGACGCCGCGGCGCGCGCGACCGACGACTACCTCGCCGCGCTCTACGCGCACAACCTCGCCAAGCTCTCCCTCGCCCGGGCCGTCGGCGACGCCGAAACGGCGGCGCCCCGGCTCTTCGGAGGCGCCCAGTGA